The following are from one region of the Quercus robur chromosome 1, dhQueRobu3.1, whole genome shotgun sequence genome:
- the LOC126714506 gene encoding katanin p80 WD40 repeat-containing subunit B1 homolog KTN80.4-like isoform X1, with protein sequence MTTKRAYKLQEFVAHSSAVNCLKIGRKSSRVLVTGGEDHKVNLWAIGKPNAILSLSGHTSGIDSVSFDSSEVLVAAGAASGTIKLWDLEEAKIVRTLTGHRSNCISVDFHPFGEFFASGSLDTNLKIWDIRKKGCIHTYKGHTRGVNAIRFTPDGRWVVSGGEDNTVKLWDLTAGKLLHDFKCHEGQIQCIDFHPHEFLLATGSADRTVKFWDLETFELIGSAGPETTGVRCLAFNPDGRTLLCGLHESLKVFSWEPIRSHDAVDVGWSRLSDLNVHEGKLLGCSYNQSCVGVWVVDISRIEPYAISNVTRLNGHSESKSSSSGNLSVLNENTAKASLGRPAVSQNSDPLVKETKSLGRLSVSQNSDPIKEPKLLASTGSVPGTPQRISFNASPKTVPASSMAVPSGTAPKRNSTKAQSTASVPVINKLDVIPVIVPRTNMRSEQAADSRKEVGLAARTMPFSLQSKATDFRKLSNSRDEVDKQIVSVVPEFTGSKAAELSSGTDRNILPVAKSLTQGVSAEERSMKDDRFIGPSKHEMNSMTESAASYQHASYDTRGHKLNRDACSTESQKAGRTRSLVVNWEKRERSPNYEEPASSIPPASVSTANMLPFNAYKQRGYSPSAEKETESASDEDAIADVMEQHDQFVSSMQSRSAKLQVIYRYWERNDVKGVIGVMEKMADHAVVADVVSIMTQKIDTVTLDIFTCLLPLLTGLLESDMDRHLSISLDMLLKLVRIFGPVIYSALSASSSVGVDIEAEQRLERCNQCFIELEKVKRCLLALTRRGGTVAKSAQELNLALQEVS encoded by the exons ATGACTACAAAACGCGCCTACAAGCTAc AGGAATTTGTAGCACACTCTTCCGCCGTGAATTGCCTCAAGATTGGCAGGAAGTCGTCCAGGGTTCTAGTCACCGGCGGAGAGGATCACAAGGTCAATCTTTGGGCTATTGGCAAACCCAACGCCATCCTG AGTTTGTCTGGACATACAAGTGGAATTGATTCCGTAAGCTTTGATTCTTCGGAGGTGTTAGTTGCTGCAGGAGCCGCTAGTGGTACAATCAAGCTTTGGGATTTAGAGGAGGCAAAga TTGTTCGTACACTAACGGGTCACAGATCCAATTGCATATCTGTTGACTTTCATCCCTTTGGGGAGTTCTTTGCATCTGGCTCTTTGGATACGAATCTGAAGATATGGGATATCAGAAAGAAGGGGTGTATCCACACATACAAGGGTCACACTCGAGGGGTGAATGCAATCAGATTTACCCCGGATGGCCGTTGGGTTGTATCTGGTGGCGAGGACAACACTGTCAAG TTATGGGATCTGACCGCTGGAAAGCTGTTGCATGATTTCAAGTGTCATGAAGGCCAAATTCAGTGCATAGACTTTCATCCACATGAGTTTTTGCTGGCAACTG GTTCAGCAGACAGGACTGTTAAATTTTGGGACCTTGAAACCTTTGAGCTTATTGGTTCAGCTGGACCAGAG ACAACTGGAGTTCGTTGTTTGGCTTTTAATCCTGATGGGAGGACCCTACTATGTGGTTTGCATGAAAGTTTGAAG GTTTTCTCATGGGAACCAATAAGAAGCCATGACGCTGTGGATGTGGGATGGTCTAGATTGTCAGATCTTAATGTTCATGAGGGAAAGCTTCTTGGCTGCTCGTACAATCAGAGTTGTGTTGGAGTATGGGTTGTAGATATCTCG CGCATAGAACCATATGCAATTAGTAATGTTACAAGATTAAATGGCCATTCAGAATCTAAATCTTCTTCAAGTGGGAATCTGTCAGTACTAAATGAGAACACTGCTAAGGCTAGTTTGGGTCGGCCAGCTGTTTCACAAAATTCAGATCCCTTAGTGAAGGAAACAAAATCTCTTGGGAGGTTGTCAGTTTCTCAAAATTCAGATCCTATTAAGGAACCAAAACTTTTGGCAT CCACAGGAAGTGTACCTGGTACTCCTCAGAGGATCAGTTTTAATGCCAGTCCAAAAACAGTTCCTGCTAGTTCTATGGCAGTCCCTAGTGGAACAGCTCCAAAGAGGAATTCCACAAAGGCTCAGTCAACTGCCAGTGTTCCAGTTATTAACAAATTGGATGTGATACCTGTAATTGTCCCAAGAACCAATATGAGGTCAGAGCAAGCAGCTGATTCCCGAAAGGAAGTTGGTCTAGCTGCAAGAACAATGCCATTTTCTTTGCAGTCAAAGGCAACTGATTTCCGAAAACTATCAAATAGCAGAGATGAAGTGGATAAACAAATTGTCTCAGTTGTGCCTGAATTCACAGGTTCTAAGGCTGCTGAATTAAGCAGTGGCACAGATAGGAATATACTTCCTGTTGCTAAAAGCTTGACTCAAGGAGTATCTGCTGAAGAAAGGAGCATGAAGGATGATAGATTTATTGGACCTAGTAAGCATGAAATGAATTCAATGACAGAGTCAGCAGCTAGCTATCAGCATGCAAGTT atGATACTCGGGGGCATAAGTTGAACAGAGATGCATGCTCTACTGAAAGTCAAAAAGCAG GTAGAACGCGTTCACTTGTTGTGAATTGGGAGAAAAGGGAAAGATCTCCTAATTATGAGGAACCTGCTTCCAGTATTCCCCCTGCTTCTGTCTCTACAGCTAACATGCTCCCCTTCAATGCG TATAAACAGAGAGGATATTCTCCGTCTGCTGAGAAAGAAACAGAGTCTGCTAGTGATGAGGATGCTATTGCAGATGTAATGGAACAACATGACCAATTTGTCAGCTCTATGCAGTCTCGTTCAGCCAAGTTGCAG GTGATTTATAGATATTGGGAAAGGAATGATGTTAAGGGGGTTATTGGTGTAATGGAGAAAATGGCTGATCATGCT GTTGTTGCTGATGTAGTTAGCATTATGACACAGAAAATTGATACTGTCACGCTGGATATTTTCACGTGTCTTCTACCACTTCTCACAGGCCTTCTTGAAAGTGACATGGATAG GCATCTAAGCATCTCTTTGGACATGCTGCTAAAGCTGGTCAGAATATTTGGTCCAGTCATCTATTCAGCATTATCAGCATCATCATCTGTTGGTGTAGATATTGAGGCCGAGCAAAG ACTGGAGCGGTGCAACCAATGCTTTATAGAGCTTGAAAAAGTCAAACGCTGCCTACTGGCCCTTACCAG AAGAGGGGGAACAGTTGCAAAGTCAGCACAGGAGTTAAACCTAGCTCTGCAGGAAGTTTCATGA
- the LOC126714506 gene encoding katanin p80 WD40 repeat-containing subunit B1 homolog KTN80.4-like isoform X3: protein MTTKRAYKLQEFVAHSSAVNCLKIGRKSSRVLVTGGEDHKVNLWAIGKPNAILSLSGHTSGIDSVSFDSSEVLVAAGAASGTIKLWDLEEAKIVRTLTGHRSNCISVDFHPFGEFFASGSLDTNLKIWDIRKKGCIHTYKGHTRGVNAIRFTPDGRWVVSGGEDNTVKLWDLTAGKLLHDFKCHEGQIQCIDFHPHEFLLATGSADRTVKFWDLETFELIGSAGPETTGVRCLAFNPDGRTLLCGLHESLKVFSWEPIRSHDAVDVGWSRLSDLNVHEGKLLGCSYNQSCVGVWVVDISRIEPYAISNVTRLNGHSESKSSSSGNLSVLNENTAKASLGRPAVSQNSDPLVKETKSLGRLSVSQNSDPIKEPKLLASTGSVPGTPQRISFNASPKTVPASSMAVPSGTAPKRNSTKAQSTASVPVINKLDVIPVIVPRTNMRSEQAADSRKEVGLAARTMPFSLQSKATDFRKLSNSRDEVDKQIVSVVPEFTGSKAAELSSGTDRNILPVAKSLTQGVSAEERSMKDDRFIGPNDTRGHKLNRDACSTESQKAGRTRSLVVNWEKRERSPNYEEPASSIPPASVSTANMLPFNAYKQRGYSPSAEKETESASDEDAIADVMEQHDQFVSSMQSRSAKLQVIYRYWERNDVKGVIGVMEKMADHAVVADVVSIMTQKIDTVTLDIFTCLLPLLTGLLESDMDRHLSISLDMLLKLVRIFGPVIYSALSASSSVGVDIEAEQRLERCNQCFIELEKVKRCLLALTRRGGTVAKSAQELNLALQEVS, encoded by the exons ATGACTACAAAACGCGCCTACAAGCTAc AGGAATTTGTAGCACACTCTTCCGCCGTGAATTGCCTCAAGATTGGCAGGAAGTCGTCCAGGGTTCTAGTCACCGGCGGAGAGGATCACAAGGTCAATCTTTGGGCTATTGGCAAACCCAACGCCATCCTG AGTTTGTCTGGACATACAAGTGGAATTGATTCCGTAAGCTTTGATTCTTCGGAGGTGTTAGTTGCTGCAGGAGCCGCTAGTGGTACAATCAAGCTTTGGGATTTAGAGGAGGCAAAga TTGTTCGTACACTAACGGGTCACAGATCCAATTGCATATCTGTTGACTTTCATCCCTTTGGGGAGTTCTTTGCATCTGGCTCTTTGGATACGAATCTGAAGATATGGGATATCAGAAAGAAGGGGTGTATCCACACATACAAGGGTCACACTCGAGGGGTGAATGCAATCAGATTTACCCCGGATGGCCGTTGGGTTGTATCTGGTGGCGAGGACAACACTGTCAAG TTATGGGATCTGACCGCTGGAAAGCTGTTGCATGATTTCAAGTGTCATGAAGGCCAAATTCAGTGCATAGACTTTCATCCACATGAGTTTTTGCTGGCAACTG GTTCAGCAGACAGGACTGTTAAATTTTGGGACCTTGAAACCTTTGAGCTTATTGGTTCAGCTGGACCAGAG ACAACTGGAGTTCGTTGTTTGGCTTTTAATCCTGATGGGAGGACCCTACTATGTGGTTTGCATGAAAGTTTGAAG GTTTTCTCATGGGAACCAATAAGAAGCCATGACGCTGTGGATGTGGGATGGTCTAGATTGTCAGATCTTAATGTTCATGAGGGAAAGCTTCTTGGCTGCTCGTACAATCAGAGTTGTGTTGGAGTATGGGTTGTAGATATCTCG CGCATAGAACCATATGCAATTAGTAATGTTACAAGATTAAATGGCCATTCAGAATCTAAATCTTCTTCAAGTGGGAATCTGTCAGTACTAAATGAGAACACTGCTAAGGCTAGTTTGGGTCGGCCAGCTGTTTCACAAAATTCAGATCCCTTAGTGAAGGAAACAAAATCTCTTGGGAGGTTGTCAGTTTCTCAAAATTCAGATCCTATTAAGGAACCAAAACTTTTGGCAT CCACAGGAAGTGTACCTGGTACTCCTCAGAGGATCAGTTTTAATGCCAGTCCAAAAACAGTTCCTGCTAGTTCTATGGCAGTCCCTAGTGGAACAGCTCCAAAGAGGAATTCCACAAAGGCTCAGTCAACTGCCAGTGTTCCAGTTATTAACAAATTGGATGTGATACCTGTAATTGTCCCAAGAACCAATATGAGGTCAGAGCAAGCAGCTGATTCCCGAAAGGAAGTTGGTCTAGCTGCAAGAACAATGCCATTTTCTTTGCAGTCAAAGGCAACTGATTTCCGAAAACTATCAAATAGCAGAGATGAAGTGGATAAACAAATTGTCTCAGTTGTGCCTGAATTCACAGGTTCTAAGGCTGCTGAATTAAGCAGTGGCACAGATAGGAATATACTTCCTGTTGCTAAAAGCTTGACTCAAGGAGTATCTGCTGAAGAAAGGAGCATGAAGGATGATAGATTTATTGGACCTA atGATACTCGGGGGCATAAGTTGAACAGAGATGCATGCTCTACTGAAAGTCAAAAAGCAG GTAGAACGCGTTCACTTGTTGTGAATTGGGAGAAAAGGGAAAGATCTCCTAATTATGAGGAACCTGCTTCCAGTATTCCCCCTGCTTCTGTCTCTACAGCTAACATGCTCCCCTTCAATGCG TATAAACAGAGAGGATATTCTCCGTCTGCTGAGAAAGAAACAGAGTCTGCTAGTGATGAGGATGCTATTGCAGATGTAATGGAACAACATGACCAATTTGTCAGCTCTATGCAGTCTCGTTCAGCCAAGTTGCAG GTGATTTATAGATATTGGGAAAGGAATGATGTTAAGGGGGTTATTGGTGTAATGGAGAAAATGGCTGATCATGCT GTTGTTGCTGATGTAGTTAGCATTATGACACAGAAAATTGATACTGTCACGCTGGATATTTTCACGTGTCTTCTACCACTTCTCACAGGCCTTCTTGAAAGTGACATGGATAG GCATCTAAGCATCTCTTTGGACATGCTGCTAAAGCTGGTCAGAATATTTGGTCCAGTCATCTATTCAGCATTATCAGCATCATCATCTGTTGGTGTAGATATTGAGGCCGAGCAAAG ACTGGAGCGGTGCAACCAATGCTTTATAGAGCTTGAAAAAGTCAAACGCTGCCTACTGGCCCTTACCAG AAGAGGGGGAACAGTTGCAAAGTCAGCACAGGAGTTAAACCTAGCTCTGCAGGAAGTTTCATGA
- the LOC126714506 gene encoding katanin p80 WD40 repeat-containing subunit B1 homolog KTN80.4-like isoform X2 produces the protein MTTKRAYKLQEFVAHSSAVNCLKIGRKSSRVLVTGGEDHKVNLWAIGKPNAILSLSGHTSGIDSVSFDSSEVLVAAGAASGTIKLWDLEEAKIVRTLTGHRSNCISVDFHPFGEFFASGSLDTNLKIWDIRKKGCIHTYKGHTRGVNAIRFTPDGRWVVSGGEDNTVKLWDLTAGKLLHDFKCHEGQIQCIDFHPHEFLLATGSADRTVKFWDLETFELIGSAGPETTGVRCLAFNPDGRTLLCGLHESLKVFSWEPIRSHDAVDVGWSRLSDLNVHEGKLLGCSYNQSCVGVWVVDISRIEPYAISNVTRLNGHSESKSSSSGNLSVLNENTAKASLGRPAVSQNSDPLVKETKSLGRLSVSQNSDPIKEPKLLASTGSVPGTPQRISFNASPKTVPASSMAVPSGTAPKRNSTKAQSTASVPVINKLDVIPVIVPRTNMRSEQAADSRKEVGLAARTMPFSLQSKATDFRKLSNSRDEVDKQIVSVVPEFTGSKAAELSSGTDRNILPVAKSLTQGVSAEERSMKDDRFIGPSKHEMNSMTESAASYQHASYDTRGHKLNRDACSTESQKAGRTRSLVVNWEKRERSPNYEEPASSIPPASVSTANMLPFNAYKQRGYSPSAEKETESASDEDAIADVMEQHDQFVSSMQSRSAKLQVIYRYWERNDVKGVIGVMEKMADHAVVADVVSIMTQKIDTVTLDIFTCLLPLLTGLLESDMDRHLSISLDMLLKLVRIFGPVIYSALSASSSVGVDIEAEQRLERCNQCFIELEKVKRCLLALTRGGTVAKSAQELNLALQEVS, from the exons ATGACTACAAAACGCGCCTACAAGCTAc AGGAATTTGTAGCACACTCTTCCGCCGTGAATTGCCTCAAGATTGGCAGGAAGTCGTCCAGGGTTCTAGTCACCGGCGGAGAGGATCACAAGGTCAATCTTTGGGCTATTGGCAAACCCAACGCCATCCTG AGTTTGTCTGGACATACAAGTGGAATTGATTCCGTAAGCTTTGATTCTTCGGAGGTGTTAGTTGCTGCAGGAGCCGCTAGTGGTACAATCAAGCTTTGGGATTTAGAGGAGGCAAAga TTGTTCGTACACTAACGGGTCACAGATCCAATTGCATATCTGTTGACTTTCATCCCTTTGGGGAGTTCTTTGCATCTGGCTCTTTGGATACGAATCTGAAGATATGGGATATCAGAAAGAAGGGGTGTATCCACACATACAAGGGTCACACTCGAGGGGTGAATGCAATCAGATTTACCCCGGATGGCCGTTGGGTTGTATCTGGTGGCGAGGACAACACTGTCAAG TTATGGGATCTGACCGCTGGAAAGCTGTTGCATGATTTCAAGTGTCATGAAGGCCAAATTCAGTGCATAGACTTTCATCCACATGAGTTTTTGCTGGCAACTG GTTCAGCAGACAGGACTGTTAAATTTTGGGACCTTGAAACCTTTGAGCTTATTGGTTCAGCTGGACCAGAG ACAACTGGAGTTCGTTGTTTGGCTTTTAATCCTGATGGGAGGACCCTACTATGTGGTTTGCATGAAAGTTTGAAG GTTTTCTCATGGGAACCAATAAGAAGCCATGACGCTGTGGATGTGGGATGGTCTAGATTGTCAGATCTTAATGTTCATGAGGGAAAGCTTCTTGGCTGCTCGTACAATCAGAGTTGTGTTGGAGTATGGGTTGTAGATATCTCG CGCATAGAACCATATGCAATTAGTAATGTTACAAGATTAAATGGCCATTCAGAATCTAAATCTTCTTCAAGTGGGAATCTGTCAGTACTAAATGAGAACACTGCTAAGGCTAGTTTGGGTCGGCCAGCTGTTTCACAAAATTCAGATCCCTTAGTGAAGGAAACAAAATCTCTTGGGAGGTTGTCAGTTTCTCAAAATTCAGATCCTATTAAGGAACCAAAACTTTTGGCAT CCACAGGAAGTGTACCTGGTACTCCTCAGAGGATCAGTTTTAATGCCAGTCCAAAAACAGTTCCTGCTAGTTCTATGGCAGTCCCTAGTGGAACAGCTCCAAAGAGGAATTCCACAAAGGCTCAGTCAACTGCCAGTGTTCCAGTTATTAACAAATTGGATGTGATACCTGTAATTGTCCCAAGAACCAATATGAGGTCAGAGCAAGCAGCTGATTCCCGAAAGGAAGTTGGTCTAGCTGCAAGAACAATGCCATTTTCTTTGCAGTCAAAGGCAACTGATTTCCGAAAACTATCAAATAGCAGAGATGAAGTGGATAAACAAATTGTCTCAGTTGTGCCTGAATTCACAGGTTCTAAGGCTGCTGAATTAAGCAGTGGCACAGATAGGAATATACTTCCTGTTGCTAAAAGCTTGACTCAAGGAGTATCTGCTGAAGAAAGGAGCATGAAGGATGATAGATTTATTGGACCTAGTAAGCATGAAATGAATTCAATGACAGAGTCAGCAGCTAGCTATCAGCATGCAAGTT atGATACTCGGGGGCATAAGTTGAACAGAGATGCATGCTCTACTGAAAGTCAAAAAGCAG GTAGAACGCGTTCACTTGTTGTGAATTGGGAGAAAAGGGAAAGATCTCCTAATTATGAGGAACCTGCTTCCAGTATTCCCCCTGCTTCTGTCTCTACAGCTAACATGCTCCCCTTCAATGCG TATAAACAGAGAGGATATTCTCCGTCTGCTGAGAAAGAAACAGAGTCTGCTAGTGATGAGGATGCTATTGCAGATGTAATGGAACAACATGACCAATTTGTCAGCTCTATGCAGTCTCGTTCAGCCAAGTTGCAG GTGATTTATAGATATTGGGAAAGGAATGATGTTAAGGGGGTTATTGGTGTAATGGAGAAAATGGCTGATCATGCT GTTGTTGCTGATGTAGTTAGCATTATGACACAGAAAATTGATACTGTCACGCTGGATATTTTCACGTGTCTTCTACCACTTCTCACAGGCCTTCTTGAAAGTGACATGGATAG GCATCTAAGCATCTCTTTGGACATGCTGCTAAAGCTGGTCAGAATATTTGGTCCAGTCATCTATTCAGCATTATCAGCATCATCATCTGTTGGTGTAGATATTGAGGCCGAGCAAAG ACTGGAGCGGTGCAACCAATGCTTTATAGAGCTTGAAAAAGTCAAACGCTGCCTACTGGCCCTTACCAG AGGGGGAACAGTTGCAAAGTCAGCACAGGAGTTAAACCTAGCTCTGCAGGAAGTTTCATGA